From one Pontibacillus sp. HMF3514 genomic stretch:
- a CDS encoding YutD family protein codes for MIEIQGKKYDLIHNEKDGFQEEAFEERFSDILSKYDFIVGDWGYGQLRLRGFYDDQNPKATFDTKISTLNDYLLEYCNFGCAHFVIKKVDE; via the coding sequence GTGATTGAGATTCAAGGGAAAAAATATGATCTAATTCATAATGAAAAAGATGGCTTCCAAGAAGAAGCATTTGAAGAACGTTTCAGTGATATTTTAAGTAAATATGATTTTATTGTCGGTGACTGGGGATACGGTCAACTGCGACTTCGTGGCTTTTATGATGACCAAAATCCAAAAGCAACATTTGATACCAAAATTAGTACCTTAAATGATTATTTGTTAGAATATTGCAATTTTGGTTGTGCGCACTTTGTTATCAAAAAAGTAGATGAATAA
- a CDS encoding YhcN/YlaJ family sporulation lipoprotein, with translation MNYKSWLSTTALAATILVSGCAGNDNGNEGALDMGDNNNGYNNVGFDQDQSLNSSYQSQKDDRNDARTDRFGYVRYTKDQVGNNDEEIRYGIMDREQVSDLITRYMLQGEGIKDAATLVTDSEVLVAYTPEGNMDRNRAADMAKKNAMSVVPRYYEVYVSDQQNMYRELATLSNMRTGDREYRDSIESVIDQMKKSPQGEQMYNDETKSKKDKRDVEKEQGSMMGQ, from the coding sequence TTGAACTACAAAAGTTGGTTATCAACTACAGCTTTAGCAGCGACAATACTTGTATCAGGCTGTGCAGGCAATGATAACGGTAATGAAGGTGCCTTGGACATGGGTGACAATAATAACGGCTATAACAATGTAGGGTTTGATCAAGACCAATCATTGAATAGTAGTTATCAGTCTCAGAAAGACGATCGTAATGATGCTCGTACAGACCGATTCGGATATGTTCGATATACAAAGGATCAGGTAGGCAACAATGATGAGGAAATTCGCTACGGTATCATGGATCGTGAACAGGTTTCTGACTTAATTACACGATATATGCTTCAAGGCGAGGGCATTAAAGATGCAGCAACATTAGTGACCGATTCTGAAGTATTAGTTGCTTATACACCTGAAGGTAACATGGACCGTAACCGCGCAGCAGATATGGCTAAGAAGAATGCAATGTCTGTTGTACCTCGATATTATGAGGTTTATGTATCTGACCAACAGAACATGTATCGTGAGCTTGCAACATTAAGTAATATGAGAACAGGCGACCGCGAATACCGAGACTCAATTGAATCTGTCATAGACCAAATGAAAAAATCGCCTCAAGGTGAACAAATGTATAACGATGAAACGAAGTCTAAAAAAGACAAACGTGATGTAGAAAAAGAACAAGGTAGCATGATGGGCCAATAA
- a CDS encoding DUF3055 domain-containing protein gives MSEDQFFLYDDQEETNTRFVSFMGEAHRYDLAIMTTDRYYGKKIVLDLQGSHYAIIGQDDVEEPGYLEHVYNLTEVEAEELREFLRQVI, from the coding sequence ATGTCCGAAGACCAATTTTTTCTATATGATGATCAAGAGGAAACAAACACACGTTTTGTTAGTTTTATGGGAGAAGCCCATCGGTACGATTTGGCCATTATGACAACAGACCGGTATTATGGCAAAAAAATTGTTCTCGATCTCCAAGGAAGTCATTATGCTATTATCGGCCAAGATGATGTAGAAGAGCCCGGCTATTTGGAACATGTATATAACCTCACTGAAGTAGAAGCCGAAGAACTACGGGAATTTTTAAGACAAGTTATATAG
- a CDS encoding cytosolic protein, producing the protein MSDEKEERYSDFANVEAMRNYLTPEQLPEGPYGAPRNKYEPVENKSTPWKPGQRYYSAFNYENKSLHKDLQRLDPGSHPTHDHPDEEVKPSIENQRTDES; encoded by the coding sequence ATGTCTGATGAAAAAGAAGAACGTTACTCGGACTTTGCGAATGTTGAAGCTATGCGAAATTACCTGACTCCTGAACAGCTACCTGAAGGACCTTATGGCGCACCACGCAATAAATATGAGCCTGTAGAAAATAAAAGTACACCTTGGAAACCTGGTCAACGCTATTACAGTGCCTTTAACTATGAAAACAAATCACTCCACAAGGATCTACAACGTCTTGACCCAGGTTCCCACCCAACCCACGACCATCCTGATGAAGAAGTTAAACCTTCTATCGAAAATCAAAGAACAGATGAGTCCTAA